AGAATCCAGGTCCAACCCCAAGCCAGCGCTGAGTCTCAAAGAGTGAAAATGAGGCTTCAGGGACACTCTCCTCCTACACTAAGCCCCATTCGTCAATTGCCTTCAGCCACCAAGCCCTTTTGTGTCTTTTATCCGGGGAAGCTTTTCATGATCCGCTTTTTTCATTGGCTTGCCGGCCAACCCCGGAACCCATTGAGCGCTGTGATTCGGGAGTTTTCGGTATGGAGCGCAACATATGACGTTGGGCTACATGTGGCTGCGGGCAGTGGTGCCAATGATCGACCGACCGATGGGGCACGGCTGCCTTCTAGTCTGCTTTAGGCCTAGTTCAAGTCAGAGGAAGGCACGGGCGCGGACGACTTAGCCCCGGCGAGAACTCCGGCTAGACTGCTACTGGCATAATGCAGTGGAGCGAAGCTCTTGATGGACGCAAAGTGCAAAGCCATTTGATGCATGGATGTCAACCACACCACTCATTTCCCTGGTTGTCGACCTCCTCTTGAGTACTCTGTACATGCTTTCTTAATTCGGGTTAGTTTTTGTATCTCATAATGTTTGTGCATCATTGTCGTATCTATCCTGTCACTCATAAACAACAGTCCCAACTATAGGGAGGTATGTACACCGTATAGTATATCCAAGGATTGAACCTTCTCCGGAGTACTGTCCTGCGAGCAGATCCCTCAAATCGCCACCTCGCTTCCCTTGAGCTGCGCGAAGTGCGTTAGCTCGCTGCACTCCACCCCTCTTCACACTTCACTGCTCACAGTGACTGCACGGCGTCCTGGCGTCCTGGCGCACTCTTTGTGGCACTGGTGTCTGGATAAGTTGATGTAGCATCCAATGCTGATTGTTCAAATTCAAAGCCTGAATCCacttttcttcatctcagCGTGAATCACCCCCAGCATTCTCCTCACCGTCCACTGCATCGGTTTGCGCCGGCGTAGATTCGCGCGCCAGTGCCACATAGAGCGCACTGCAGAGGATCAACGCGGATCCGATCCAACTGACTGCTGATAACGTACTGTCCCAGACAGCGTGATCATAAAACAGGGCAAAGAGCATCTGTGTGTAAAGCATGGCAGTTGCCTTTGTTCCGGATGAAGAGCGGGCACCGGTGTCCGCCTCTGGCTTTGAAGCGTGTTCTTCCTGGTTGGAATGCTGACTCGGCGTCCTGAATAATTGGTGGCTCGAGGGCTTTTTCCGATCtcggggtggtggtggcacATATGCCAACCCAGCAGTTAACAGAAATTGTAGCAGGAACCCACAGACACCGAGTGCAGTGAGCAGAGTCCACTCCAACAGTGTCCCTGGCAACTCTAATGATATAGTAGGGATAACTATGATTGCAACGACAGAAACCATAGTGGTGAACAAGGAGAAGTATGTAACTGAAACTAGTGGATGGCAGCGCTGTCCGATCATTCGGATCGATGTATATGCGGAGGACGCCCCGAGGACCCCGATCATTGCCATGATAATGGCCATCACGCGGTGGTTTTGGTCTGCATCCCCGGGGTTTTCTCTCTCTGCCTCAATCGAATCCGTTTCATCCCCAGAATCAGATCGCAAAAAGGCGAAGGGCCGTGCGATCAAGATGACACCTACCAACGAGACGAATCCAGCAAACTGTTGCTTACGAGTGAAGACCTCGCCGGGTAGGAAGATCGAACAAGCGTAGCAGCTCAGAATCGGCGCGAGGAAAGTCAAAACCGTCGCCTCAGAGAGAGGCAAATATTGGACAGAGTAATAGAGTCCGTACACGCCCCAGAAACCACCAGCTGCGCGGAAaatgaggagagggaggacgGAGCGGTTTCCGAATGGTTGTGGTACTTTAGCATACCACATGTAGAGGTAGCTGGCGACGACGGTGATTGACATACGGGCGAATAGAATCTGCAAGTGTCAACCTCCTTGGAAACAAAACTGACGCCCGATAGTCTACGTTCCACAACAGAGACGTACTTGAAAGGGCTGAAAACCTTCTCCGTTCCTTCCCTTTAACTCTAGCACCTGGGTCATAACATTCATAGATGCTCCAAAGAACTGGGACAGCATAACGAGAATCATCCCCTTGGCCTGGAGCCAGAAATCCGTGGCGGTGCCCCAAATCTTCTCTTTCCATAGGGCCGATGGTGCTGACGGAGGCAAGTTCAAAAGTATAGGCGATGGCGATCTCCGATCGTTAGCTGCCAGCAGTAACGGCGTTCGTTCCCCATTTTCAAGATCATGGAAATCATTCCCGAGTACAGCCGGTGATAGAGACCGCGAGTCGCCTAGGTCAGGCGAGGCAGATGTCGGCGTCGGCATCGGCAGCAACACGATACTATATGGTATAAAGAAGATAGTTGTAAGAGTATTCTAATGAGAAAAAAAGGGTTGTCTGATTTTGCAGCGTGGCTTCGATAAAGTAAGACGTATTATAAGTATGTCACTAGTGTAGGTAAAAAAGCAGTGAGTCGTGGGTTCGTCACTCAGTCAAAAGTTGAAGTCATATGAATAGAAGGACCCTCAGAAAACAAATAATCATAAGAGGTAATGATAGCCCAGcccctccccttctttgCAAAATGAATAAAGGCGAGGCGAAtaatgaagaaaagagaaatggtTCTGCGGCTAAAAAAACCAAAAGAACTGGTGGACACTGAGGGAGGGGTTCGGCCTGATCTCCGGTTTGCGGAGACTCCAAGAACAATCCTTAGACTCTCGACTATACCAGGATCCGAGATGAATCGATATTATGATTACCATCTTGCAGATCCTAGCCCTGCTTTTGTGAGCTTCTTAGTACATAGTGAATGCTTCTCCTTTTACtacaacagcagcaaaaaataagtatataaaaaaagctAATAACCTCCT
This region of Aspergillus puulaauensis MK2 DNA, chromosome 5, nearly complete sequence genomic DNA includes:
- a CDS encoding DMT family transporter (COG:E,G;~EggNog:ENOG410PFCV;~InterPro:IPR000620;~PFAM:PF00892;~TransMembrane:10 (i74-94o114-134i146-165o177-195i207-225o252-272i284-307o319-341i389-406o412-430i);~go_component: GO:0016020 - membrane [Evidence IEA];~go_component: GO:0016021 - integral component of membrane [Evidence IEA]), with product MPTPTSASPDLGDSRSLSPAVLGNDFHDLENGERTPLLLAANDRRSPSPILLNLPPSAPSALWKEKIWGTATDFWLQAKGMILVMLSQFFGASMNVMTQVLELKGRNGEGFQPFQILFARMSITVVASYLYMWYAKVPQPFGNRSVLPLLIFRAAGGFWGVYGLYYSVQYLPLSEATVLTFLAPILSCYACSIFLPGEVFTRKQQFAGFVSLVGVILIARPFAFLRSDSGDETDSIEAERENPGDADQNHRVMAIIMAMIGVLGASSAYTSIRMIGQRCHPLVSVTYFSLFTTMVSVVAIIVIPTISLELPGTLLEWTLLTALGVCGFLLQFLLTAGLAYVPPPPRDRKKPSSHQLFRTPSQHSNQEEHASKPEADTGARSSSGTKATAMLYTQMLFALFYDHAVWDSTLSAVSWIGSALILCSALYVALARESTPAQTDAVDGEENAGGDSR